CAATTGGCTACTAAGTTTAGCATTCATTTCCTATTTCATTTGGTTTATCGCACGTTCTGATCTATCAAGTGgggtattatattattattctttcgtttttttttttttattctttttgggGTGCAATTGAATACTTGAGTGAATTTTAATTGAACTTTGGGtaaattaaatattgtttttttgaagaaatgtgTTTATGGTATCAGAATGTATAAAAATGTACATAAATTAGTTGGTTTGGATGAGTCATTGAATACAATTCACACCCATTTTGCTGTCagtttaaaatgttgttttgtttttttttttatttttaattacaaaaccTGATGCAAATCGAAgatcgaacaaaaaaattgtggtaaagggtgttttattttaatcagtacTTATACATTGCTTTTGAATAAAAGACCttactattttgtatttgtcagtattattaaattaatggaTATCACTTTTGACAATATAACTTTCcgaaatgaatgatttaaaaacaccctttaattaAGTCCAATTGGAATAACAATAGAATTCCAAAAACATTGCCGTTtatataatatacaaaaaaaaaggagatgAACATCGTCCCAGAGCTCACGATGAAGCGTCAAATAATTACTATTCGTTACCTTTTCCAACTCAGCTTCATCGTATATTGAAATTTGTTCTGTGAACAACGGTTTATATCCGTCAAATGAGCATTAcaacttcaaaatttaaaaaaattgctaatttgatataaattttgcGATAAtcttggtttttgaaaatttaattttttttgtgattattttcaaaaaaaggccACCCCAAATTTTAAGTTCATTTCAATGCATACAAGAAGCATTGATAGATCCCTTTAAATTGTGACAAAGTAAGTATGTacatagttttaagtttttttgctttaatattttattattgttatagGTACATACAATGTTAATGTTTGCAGACGATATCAAGTTATTTAAAGTCATTGATACTTTAATTGATTGTCTCGAATTTCAGCAAGATTTATATTCGTTTTAGCTTTGGTGTAAACTTAATGATCTAATGCTCAACTTTTCTAAGTGTTCAGTTATGACGTTTTCTCGGAAACTTAGTCCCATTTTTGAAATACCTCATTCTACTAACTATGGACAGCGGGAACCAATTTCTCACTGTTGTAGATTATTTAATTCATATGTATTATGAAGATCTTGATTTGTTTATGCCTAGATATCAATTTAAAACcattcttttaaatatttatttttataattaaattttactattGTTGTTTCAGTTTTTAGTCTAAAAAGAGTACTATATCTCTGTTTGatgaatataaataaataaataaataaatagattcCAAACCACttataagaatatttttaaattacataattatatttatgttttgtttaatttaccttataatacataatgtacattataattttatattaaatcttaGCAAGATCTGTGGATGAAATATCGTAGATTtgaaatagataaataaatataaattacaaCTTTCTTAAGTTGCCTGGCAGGGAAAAAAGGAAAGGGGATATTTAGTGAGTCCCCAATTATATTTTCCTTCAGTCTCCGAAATAGCAAACCCTTCatctttttaaaatgaaaataaaattgcttGTATTCAATGTTTGTAAGTTTCATGGTGGCATTATGCGCCCAATAAAGGAAACTTACGCTTTACTATTCATACAAAATGTGCACTAACTTGGCCCTTATCCCCAAAAGCACTGAAACAGGTACCTGCTATATATGTTAGTATTACTACAGCAGTCATACAAAATGATTCTGCGCAACTTTGCACAATCTCGTAAATAGGTTTCCAGCAAGTTCGGGGAAAAAATTTGGAATGTTATGCGGacttctgtcaaaaaatatggatttaggATGGAAAAGTTAGATGACAATTTGTGAGGAAGATTAAACGCTTTGTGTTGAACATACTTAGgggcatttttttaacttagctTTTTCACATGCAAGAAAACATCAAAACCTCTCTATTGACTCTATATTCAAAGTCTGAAATAATGTTTGGTTATTACAAAGACtttatttaagtttcattttcgtatgtttccatactttcAGTTAGGCTGATATTTATTCCGtgacacttgagtattgaacctacaACATCAACAGTTAAATTAAATGCCTAGAGTTGGTTCATGtagataattattttattaaataataaatttttcaaataatcagTTTATCATTGAAGTCTAGAGgattaaaaagcttaaaaataatgGTACCTGGGTGGAAAATAGTTTCTGCCTAGTCGGCTTACTTAAGTtgtgaatttgatttttaaatacataatcaGTATTCTAGTAGGTACATTATTAGGTAAAGCTAGGAAGTATCATTACAATTTAAGTTTTAGATTAGTCCGTAGGAAAAGGAAAATTGACATATGGGCAATTCCATTATCGCGGGTGCAACATTTATACTCATTCGAATtttaacaacaaacaacaaacaaatgcAAACATAGGTATTTCAAGTAAACTATAACTTGAAAGGGTACATTTAAACCTGTTAAATTACCATTCAgccataaaatttaaattaattaagtgAATCGTCACCAGGAAGGGTTCAAAGTGCGATCGCGGGTGCAACAAAATCGGCCCTACCTTTTTAGATCTtagtacaaaaaacaaaaatctgttaattttcaaacaaacatatttgattttttacttaCATTAATCGAATGACGTTGAATCAATAatcttaaaacataaaaaataaataagaaaacaaaaatatacaaagagGCATTTACATTCGAAGGTATCGCGGCAATCGCGTAACGGAAAGGATAACACTTTACAAAATATGATATTCTTGTATACAAACGACTACCTAACATGTGTCACCACATGTCTAAGAAGTAAGTTTAACCTCAAGCATGCATCTTTGCATTAAAGCCTTGGCAAGcgcaataaaacaaatatttctgtTTAATTAGGtctcatttttgtttgttttcattaaaaacagtTATTTTACTTGTAATTGTTACAAAAAAGTAACAAATAAGATCGTCTATAGCGGAATGGCCCATATGGACAGTTTGAAATAAATCTGTTATTGTAAAGTCCCAACTTAagttttgaaatagttttgtcGATGTCAtttatataaatgaaaaaacttGTCTGGCACTTTTATTGTATCTTTATTAATCAAGTATTTATGAATAACATTCTGTTGTAAAAGCTTTTCATGTCAAATGCAACAAAAGTCACAGATAGCTACCTacctattttctaaaaatattgatCTCTAACTTTCAATGCAACACAATGCATCTTTAAcctgaagaaaaaatataacaaaaaaaaaaaccaagagaaagctCAATTCTCAAGCTTAAGTTGACTTGTTTATGAGACAAACTCAAAACACACCTTAccaccattgtatatatatttctatagtactatcatgaagtcgaatttagtattagttcatgtcgccacttttttgaggtggcgctcagtgtgttttttttcatacaaattctgatttttcaagtcaccactagagttcctaagatcgttttacttcatgatagtactatggaaatatatatacaatgcttACCACCATCCATACCATAAACTTCCATATTGTACCTATACTTATTTGCTTTGGCTTCAACTTCAACAATATCGTTTGCCTAATTTTAACAATGACGTCAACTTAAACTTAATAGTCGCGTTCTCTCTTTCAAAACAGaaaacaacatataaaaaatataactcaACATTTGATCACATCACCAACAAGATTTCAAATGAAGAGCTACAAGATTAAGACAAATATACcaacacatgaaaaaaaaaacatatatgaGCTTGCTTCTTAATAAAAGATTCAAAGTATTCTTTGTAGGTATTTAAGCTCATACCAATTTTagcatcactttttttattttctttttgaaataaattgcccaacagaaaatttaaaaatgagatgaaacaattattttatttcgcatttttttgtatatcttcaACTTTAGGGttcacctgttttttttttttttattttagatggAGTTCAGGTGTACCCAAGTTATCATTGTGTGTACTTtacacatacacaaaaaaataataataaaaattgcattttatgtCCATGAATCAAATTCCACCCACCTCTTGCTTCGTTATCCTTGTTTCTCAaataagaacaacaaaaaaaagtcctcCCTTTCGCCTTGAATTTGAGAGTATCGGAATGCGTTGACGACGAAAGACCACTCCACTCCACAAATGTCAGTTCTCAATTTTCTGCACACAAACTTGCGCGagcttttctttaaattacaaaaaatgcagatgctattttattttaattcaaaaataatatttatttatttaagtagatagaaaatataaagaaatattagaaaaaaaaattgcacttaattAACACAAACACACCCAAAAAAAGGAACACGTTTACACGTTTCACATTACTCTTTCTTGTGTacttgtaggtatttttttttatgctgcACGACAACTCAACTCGTAGAGTATATCTGTGTGTACACACTGGGTCTCAGTCTCGGTCTGGTTTGAGACCTGGCTGGCACTGAGAAGAGTGCAAGAAACCACGAGATAAAGCGAGAGGCAAAATAATTCCGAATTAATTATACAGAAAACTCCTCGTCGTTTGTGTTCGTTCGTTTTATTCCTGAATAATCATACAGTCGTTTCTATTTCTACTCTGGGAAGGGAATTTTggggaaaattaataaaaaaaagaagagatatAAATTAAGCTTAAAACCTAAATTAAtagaataaattaatgaaatatcTTTTTTGTCATAATACAACACAGGGTGGCGAAACTCGCGACACAAAAAAGTAATTAATTATATGGGCGCGGCGTTTAACACACACACACTATATATGTTTCTTATGGTATTTGCTATGTTTTGCTTTTCTTTGGTCATAATTGAAagcaatttagaaaaaaaagatgtaGAAGGAATATCAGACAAAactagaaaaaatataataataataaaaacaagaacaaacacTATACACACACcgagaatttatttaaaaagtaagCTCCGGCGTCGACGTCCACTCAGTGCACCCGCTCGCTATCGTTTGATTTGTCAGTTTTTGTTGAAAGCGGTGGATTACCTCATTTCTTGTTTCTCATCGGTTcgttcgtttttttattttttttttgttgacaatttCGGAATAAAATTTCTGTTTGAAGAATACGACGACCACCTGTGTGTGAGTGAGAAAGTATGATGATTTTATTCAGCAAGCTGAATTGTAAAGTAGGCTGCAGCTGCATATTCAGCTTAGCTAGGACCTGAACCAATTTTATATACGGTTGAATGAGTACATAAATTAGTTGAACGATGTCATAATGGTGGCGTTCAACGGACGATGAATGAATGTGTTCAACACGATTTCTGGAATGTAAAAtcttgaaataatatttatagaATTTGATGCAAATTTTGAGACTTCTACAAAAAGGGCCAAGAGAGTAAAGTCTAGTTCTAGTAAGCGGAAACATTTATTTAGCATTAACTACAATATAGCCAATCTTTGCAAAAGTAGGGTGGATGCACCTATTTCCGAACAGCTCCAGTAGCCGAACACTTTTCTCTTAAAAATGTGTAAAAACAAACTGTTTTGTCCCGTTAaacctggggtcgaactacggcatacgttcgttaacgtattgtttctactgattaaatagagagagaaatagtcaaaacgttaacgtatgatcgtaatcgtgtgccgtaattcgacccctggttAACCTAGTATCTATATACTATATTCGATCTCTCGCTCATAAATCTATATTTTCTTATTCAATTAGCTTTCAGTTTGTCGGAAGGATCACATGCGTAAAATTATcgtattttgtttgtaaaaaaatagtgaGAGTGGTCACATGAAATAgtgtttatttgaatgaaattatagtttaaactaaaatttataatttctgTGGCCTCAATCAATAACCGcttaagtcgaaaaaaaaaacaaaatttagttttacaaTAATGCtccgcattttttaatttgcctcAAAAACAACTCAATCTTTTCTTGACTCGATCTagatagttttaatttttcgtttttaatagttaaaaaattaaaaagatgtAGATTTAGCATTGGGTAGCATCATAAAAcctctcaaaaaattttatcttaacTCACTTAAGCGGTTATTGGTTGTGGCCACAGATTTTATGTATTAGTTTAGACATTAaacctagtacgcagatcggaaaaaaaaacaaattttaatctgtacaaaacattttttaatcctgcgcaaaattttgaagttggagAAATTACCTAGGGTAAACTGCCCAATCATTGGCACCTTAAGCGAATGTCGCACCATCCTTAGTTCGCAGTTTTTCCGTATAGCATAAAActattattaatacttttttttgtaattatcaaTTTCTCGTTTGCTAAGAATATGCCAAAAAAGGCGGGAAgagtgaatttttaaacaaaaaataaaaatagtagctGTAAATGGTTTTTAAACTCAAGGTGCCAATCACATGGGGAGTGGCAACAATAGGGCAGTTTACcctaagtttttttcttctttcaaattaaattaatttttttttgtttttgatttgattctgaGTTGTATTTGCTTCGTCTTCactttccaagtattttttttaaagagtccaccttaattttgtttgaatttttttcaattttgtttaatttttttccttgtcACAATTTTTACCGGCAGAATAATGCTTCGAACATTATTTGTCCGCGCAAAGTTAAGTGGAGACTTCTTCTTTACAGCGgctccaaatatttaaattttgcgcgtgaactgcgtactgcttggaaaaatattcaagacaaaattcatcccgagaaaaaatttgtatgataaataaaaattttcccgATCTGCTTAAGTAgttaatttttatagaatttttttaaaaaattgtttatttattcctattttaaatttttcggtaATAAGAAgccaatttttataaatttccttTCCACCAACACTCTGTTTGGAACTAGGCAACTGCTATAAATTTCCTTTATACATtcatatatgtacctatattttttttaaaaatatttatacaaatttataaacatttaaacaaattaaataatttggtattcatatttcataaaaaaaatgcactttatTTCTCCCAAGAATACAACCCACATCATGCAGCCGGCAGATGTTGGAGCTTTTAAAGGGTTCAAGAAACACTGCCGAGCTTCAATGTAGGAATGGACCAGTTTAAAAGGCAACGAACGTTGGAAAACACCTAGGTGACAAAAACAAACTTCTGCAAACTGTTGTGCAACTTCTAGAAAATAAAGACCTTTTTGGttttatacaaaatgtattGCGCAGATATGGAATTAATCCCTTCGaacctaaaaaaaatgcatccaTAATAACTTTCTATAATGTGTCTTCCAACCAGTTATTAGAATGCATATCTAATCCCACATATTTATaaccataataaaaaaaaggacattttaaaACCGTTCTTAAAGTTGTATCGGAAGCAGCGAAAAAATTGAGCCCATCGAAGAGCCAGAACCATATAAGGCCCGTTTCCTATTTAGtttataaatacatatgtatggaacatttttgtttacccTGAAGgttctatatttttgttataaacgagtttttatctaaataatagaagaaaattgttaaaatgtaTGGTGTTCGGAATTAGGAACATTAGTGTTCGGAATTAGACAGTGTTCGGCTTCTTTTGAAAGCGACATGCTTTCAGTTCTTATTTTCTTATAATAGAATCTTTGTACACacaatcttattttttttataataaagtatTCTTACACctttcgtaaatttttttttaaattttttttctaaaatatctaAATAATTACTTTTGAATTTCTGTTAACTGTTCGTGTACTGATGCATTCACAAAATATCTATTGTGTCCCTTGGTTCGATTGATATTGCtattgattttaacaaatcaGGCTTCCATAAATTtcattacaacttttttttatcatatagtttattttgttaaacATTTATTCGTTGATTTATTGTTTAATGTATGACAAATACGTAATGATTGATCAACATAAAAATAAGCTAACCACTAGCTCATTAAAGCGtctttatttctttaatttcacTTGCTGTTTGATATTTTCCATCAACCGAAACAACACGAAACTCGTAAACAGAATCACGCCTCAGTCCTCCCACAATTAGAAAATCTTGTTCGTCTTCTTCGTGAGTATTTTGCCATTCTGTCTCACCCTTAATTCTAGACGAAGTATGAAAtgataaacaattatttaaaatatttaaacataaaatgataacaatatttttttttgtttgtaaaaacaaattaacagtaaattaaacattttacttGCCTATATTGCGTAAAGAAGTGTGTGCCTGTAGGTTGACCATTAAATGGTTGCCAATTTACCATTATGCTCGTCAAAGGCTCCCATTTAAAATCTGGGACTGATGGCTCCTTAGATTTTCGGTCACGTCTTAATGTTGTGCTTTCAATAAAATACCTTTTAATGTGAAAAAGATATGATTCAAATTCTAAAGCTATTATAATGAAGCGTGCAACTTACTCTTGTCCCTCTCCCATAGCTGTTGTTGCAGTCACATATATTCTGTATTTTATACCAGgacgcaaatttttcaaaatacaacTAGTCAATTTTGGATCTCTAATATGATGTCCTTCTATCCTAAGACCTGCAAAAGGGCCTCGAACCGCTTCATAATAAATCCTGTATCCAGTTAATCGACCATTTTTATTCAGTGGTTCATCCCATGTTAGAAGTATAGACGATGAGCTTAAAACATATGATTCCAAATTCTCAACATTTGATGGGTATCCTTCAGGTGTGTCAAAGCTTATTACAGTACTTGGACCATCAAAAAGTGAATTGTAAGCACTTATTCGCACAAAATTCTTTGAATATGGTTTCAATTGGTTAAAAAGAACTTCATTGACGTTATTATCAACTAAAACTTCTCTAGGTGATTCTTCGCCCTCTTCAGCTGTCCAAGTTTGAAGTTTGTAACCCTTAAAGTGTCCTTGAAGTGATTCGCTACTAACGGGATCCCATTTTAATAATGCCTCTGTACTACTTGTTAATttcatcattttaaaattacttgGAGCTAACAAAGGTCGACCCTCACCAGAAAAGCCAATCACTTCTTTAGCAGGAATTTTAGATTCACCAAGTTGATTTATGGCCAACACTTTCACAAGATACTTTTGAAACATTGGTTGGTCATTAACAATAACTTTGTTTTCCTTCCAATCGAAAATATCCTTTGATTCCCACTCGGAGTCGGCTGTATCTTTTTTCCAAGATACTCTATAATGAAGTTGTGGGCCGTTGTGCTCAATCTCCGGCATTGGAGTCCATGATATTACCATATTTGTTGGATCAGTTCCTTCTGCTTTTACGTTTGTGGGATTTTTATAAGGTACATCGGGCTGGGTAGTACAAGTAGCACTGTTTTCAGATGGATGTGATTGACCTAATTTATTATGAGCTAACACTCGGAAGGAATAAACACCCCATGGATTCATAAAATATGTATGCTTGGTGTAAGAAGAACGCACTTTATCTACTGCAACATCCCACTTCTCAGGTGTAAATGAAGTGTTGTACTCAATAGAATAAAACAGTATTGGTGAACGGTTGTCTCCCTGAGGCATCCAACTTATTTCAGCTTTTAGACCATTGCAATTTATCTCTTTTAAAATTGGTGCATTTGGTACATCTTCAACGACCAATGTTGTTGTGGCTTTTCCTTCGTCGATATCAGTACGTGCAACACAAGTGTATTCACCCGAATCCGATCCAACAGTTTTCAATATTGATAATGAGTTGTCATTTCCTTTTATATACTTATTTTCAATATCATACGCAATAGACTTATTATCCTTTAACCACTCAATTTCAACCGAAAGAGTATCATCAAACATAACGTTGCAATCAAGTATTGCTGTTTGTCCAACaccaatttcttttaaatgtgaatttacaaaaactcgagttttttgtttaatgattAGTCTAGCACTTTCCTTTGCTATTCCATGTTCATTCTCTGCCTTACAAGTGAATACTCCATTATCGAAAAAATATGCTGTTTCTATTTTCAAATCACCAGATGGCAATGTTTCAAATCTCATGCCTTTCAATTTTGTATCATCTTTTTCCCATTCAATTTTTGGCTTTGGAGTACCAGATGTACGACATTTCAATATGACTAGTGATCCTTCAGTCACCATTATATGTACTGGTCCTTCGAGAATCTTGGGAGCTTCATTGCTAGAAtcatctttaaataaaaaaaagaacaaaaattccCGAAGTCTAAAAGcagatcttttttttattttctaagaacattttgtattttttttaatcttaccCATCAGAGCGTTTGTTATGGCCAGAAAACTTGTCAAGAAAACTAAAACCATACATTCTACTGCCTTCATTTTAGTGTTCTtcatgtttcaaaaactattgatctctaaaaaaaaattaaaatcatttacttaaaattacaaaattaagaatatttgtTGCAAAGGAATGGGTACTTTTTTTTGGGATATCTGTGTAAAATACCTATACCACTTGAAAGATCTCGAAACGTGTAGTTTATTAAGAATATTAACCTAAGTGGGACCTTATTCCAGTGCTAAACTGCACCTTTAACACCGATTTCAGTAGATAAAAGTTGCTCAACcaaggattaaatatttgtacaactggccctaagtatCGACCGATCAACAAGGTTGAAtggtcgaaaaaaaagtttgttttgctataCAATTGCctttaaactaaaatatttcctatCATGCCGATTGTTTAGTCTGCCTGAGCACACTAGGACTACACTTCAGAAAGTCTGTAATATGCGGGGGCTCTTATTCTTActgggccatattcatagttCTTTTTTAAGCTATGGCTTCGTCTCTTCAAAGAATAAATTGAGGTTTATCTTATTCAAGGAAAACATTTAACACTATGTGCCATTTGAGGCAGAggtacaaatgaaaaaaaataaggatttaTTTTGCTCAACAATTTGAATTTCGTTTCAGCTAATCGCATTTAGAGTTGAGGCATTGTCTCAAAcgaaattctaaaaataaacttaaaaagttaaattgaacataaactcttgtTTTTCCAGTGTAATCGGTCAAATAGGGCCTTTTGTATAACTTAAATTCTTAAGTACTTTATTTTcgaaacaaattgaaatttcgtagaaagatattacttaattttaaacttccaatttttaaacagatttataGCAAACTAATAGCTATATTCATTATGTTACATATTTTAGCATCAAAACTATTtctgcagcaaaaaaaaaatacagcagATAATATGTTGGATTAAAATCTACATCACAAGTAAAAGCACATCCACAAAGTACactcgatttttcaaaacattgcattgtgtttaaaaagttttattaaaatgtgttacttttttaaactcaattcaATGCacggcaaacaaaaaaataataattcgaaAACGATTTCGTAATAAAATCACAAAACGTCGAAGCTGGTTATatgaacttacaaaaaaaaaaattactacaaAATACACCCGCTTCAAATAAACTACGAGTACAAACTGCTGCCTGAGATttactttaaataattttgtggtGAGCACTTAATTCTATctgttggatttaaaaaatattaattaggtTGTGTAGTAGGAACAATGTGTATTCCATACGGAATATACATACCTatgaatagaaa
This DNA window, taken from Episyrphus balteatus chromosome 2, idEpiBalt1.1, whole genome shotgun sequence, encodes the following:
- the LOC129908742 gene encoding neuroglian-like isoform X2, coding for MKNTKMKAVECMVLVFLTSFLAITNALDDSSNEAPKILEGPVHIMVTEGSLVILKCRTSGTPKPKIEWEKDDTKLKGMRFETLPSGDLKIETAYFFDNGVFTCKAENEHGIAKESARLIIKQKTRVFVNSHLKEIGVGQTAILDCNVMFDDTLSVEIEWLKDNKSIAYDIENKYIKGNDNSLSILKTVGSDSGEYTCVARTDIDEGKATTTLVVEDVPNAPILKEINCNGLKAEISWMPQGDNRSPILFYSIEYNTSFTPEKWDVAVDKVRSSYTKHTYFMNPWGVYSFRVLAHNKLGQSHPSENSATCTTQPDVPYKNPTNVKAEGTDPTNMVISWTPMPEIEHNGPQLHYRVSWKKDTADSEWESKDIFDWKENKVIVNDQPMFQKYLVKVLAINQLGESKIPAKEVIGFSGEGRPLLAPSNFKMMKLTSSTEALLKWDPVSSESLQGHFKGYKLQTWTAEEGEESPREVLVDNNVNEVLFNQLKPYSKNFVRISAYNSLFDGPSTVISFDTPEGYPSNVENLESYVLSSSSILLTWDEPLNKNGRLTGYRIYYEAVRGPFAGLRIEGHHIRDPKLTSCILKNLRPGIKYRIYVTATTAMGEGQEYFIESTTLRRDRKSKEPSVPDFKWEPLTSIMVNWQPFNGQPTGTHFFTQYRIKGETEWQNTHEEDEQDFLIVGGLRRDSVYEFRVVSVDGKYQTASEIKEIKTL
- the LOC129908742 gene encoding neuroglian-like isoform X1, with protein sequence MKNTKMKAVECMVLVFLTSFLAITNALMDDSSNEAPKILEGPVHIMVTEGSLVILKCRTSGTPKPKIEWEKDDTKLKGMRFETLPSGDLKIETAYFFDNGVFTCKAENEHGIAKESARLIIKQKTRVFVNSHLKEIGVGQTAILDCNVMFDDTLSVEIEWLKDNKSIAYDIENKYIKGNDNSLSILKTVGSDSGEYTCVARTDIDEGKATTTLVVEDVPNAPILKEINCNGLKAEISWMPQGDNRSPILFYSIEYNTSFTPEKWDVAVDKVRSSYTKHTYFMNPWGVYSFRVLAHNKLGQSHPSENSATCTTQPDVPYKNPTNVKAEGTDPTNMVISWTPMPEIEHNGPQLHYRVSWKKDTADSEWESKDIFDWKENKVIVNDQPMFQKYLVKVLAINQLGESKIPAKEVIGFSGEGRPLLAPSNFKMMKLTSSTEALLKWDPVSSESLQGHFKGYKLQTWTAEEGEESPREVLVDNNVNEVLFNQLKPYSKNFVRISAYNSLFDGPSTVISFDTPEGYPSNVENLESYVLSSSSILLTWDEPLNKNGRLTGYRIYYEAVRGPFAGLRIEGHHIRDPKLTSCILKNLRPGIKYRIYVTATTAMGEGQEYFIESTTLRRDRKSKEPSVPDFKWEPLTSIMVNWQPFNGQPTGTHFFTQYRIKGETEWQNTHEEDEQDFLIVGGLRRDSVYEFRVVSVDGKYQTASEIKEIKTL